The stretch of DNA atttaaaaatCAATGAATGGATACTTACATtctaataaattcttttactaTTCAAATTAAGAATGATACATTGCAAATTCACAACTTTGAGAGCAAATCATTTTAGTTGACAAAGTTACAAGATAAACAGAAATAGAGGTAATCttatcaaaacaataattttcaCATTATTCCATCAAAATAAGGTATGATATgatgtatatatacatgaaagAATCTAACTTATTCATTTCTTCCACAAGTTTCGATTTTACAAACATTGATGCTAAGGTCACATAGGGCTTTTTGGCTTGTAATGTTCTGAGGCTTAGGTTGGTATGATTTCAAAGAAAATATTAGCTTAAAACGGTTCAAGCACTATAAACAATATAACATATGGCATTGCTCCCAATTCCCCCATATGTAATCATTAAGCTCACCTCCTTAGTTCTTCTTCTCTCCCCTTCCTTATCTCTCTAATAATGTGGAAGAAATTATTCGATATTAGCTAGTATTTGTGCACTATGATATTGAAAATCTAATTTTATGCTATTTACTTGATTTCTCACTTTGAGcatgttttttcattttttgttcttttcactCACAATGCTTTTAGCTCTAAACATGCTTTTATTCACTTATATTTTTCATTCTACGTACAATTTTTTTATGAgagtctatacatgtcatacgAAACCATCTCTTCACTATTCACTCAATGCATTTTAAAGACCTCCAAAATGTTTCTACCTAACCCTCAATGTCCATGGCCTAACATCCATTCTATAATGTGATTCAAGATTAGGAATTGTGAAGGGTTGAGTTTTTAACTCACTTTAGGCCTGAGGTCTAGaaaaagtaggttcatcaagaaAGGATAATTAAAGGCTCAAATTACGGGAACTAAGGATAACGTAGCATACCGGTTGGTCATTTAGGCTCTAGGCTAACAAACAATGTCTTAGGTCATCTATTAACAATTCAATGAATATAAAACCAAAGCATGCTTCTACTTATTTCAATGAATAGTGTTGAATTCTAATGCATGCATTTACATATTTAACTACACACTTATTAATCATTTGggaaaaattttcacacatttttaATTGTCTCTACGCTGGCAATGTAACTAATTcaactaaataatttattcacaaaGAATAGAATCTCTGTGTTTTGAAGCTTCTCTGTGTTTTGCCTTGTGTCAGATCTTTGCTTTGATGATCCCTGTTGGTTAACAGCCGTCTTCCCCGATTGACTTACTGTAACTGTCTTCGAATACGAACTTGTGTTGTTGACCTCGTTCTCTTTCCTCTTCGAAACTGGCTTTCTGCCACTTTCCCCAGCATCTATTTTCCCACTTCTgatggcattttctatcatttcccCGTTCATaattatgtcagaaaagcttttagaAGCACTCCCTAACAGATGCGTAATAAATGGGGCCTTCAATGTATTAACGAAAAGCATCGTCATttctctttctagaagagatggTTGAACTTGGACAGCAacttccctccatctctgtgcgtactgcctgaaactttcaccaggcttcttttccatgttctgcagagtaattctatcaggtaccatgtcagtcacatAGTTGTACTGTTTTAAGAATGCATGtgctagatctctccatgaattaatatGGGTACGGCTtagttgattgtaccatttggatgcaGCCCCTAcgaggctatcctggaagcaatgtatcagcaactggtcattattaacatatccaGTCATCCTTCTgcagaacatagtaatatgggcttcggggctactagtaccgttgtatttctcgaattctggcattttgaacttgtgagGAAGTACCAGACCTGGAACCAAGCTCAATTCTCTAGCATCAATTCCATGGTAGCTCTCAATACCTTCTATCGCTCTAAGTTTTTCTTCTAGCCATTTATACTTTTTCTCGAGCTGTTTCGgcaattcatcattcattttctcgATTGTTTCATCGAAGTCTGGGATAACAAGATTAGCAAGATTGTCTCTAGCTTGGAAGTTTATCGGTGTTTCAGTACCGTCTTGATGTTTGATAGTAACGGAGGATTTGCGCGGATATATCCCCGCTTGTTGAGAAGTAAGTCCTGAGGAATAAACAGGTCCCTCGTTGTCTCCTTCTTCATTGTTGAGCACCAACCCCTTTCCTTTGTCAACTCCTCCAGCCAATAACAGAGTCAACTtagccatcatactcccttgagattccattattttttccatcatcttttgttgaatcttctctaattgctcattcatttgctcttgcatttctttctggaACTGTTCTAGCCTTTGGTCCATGTCTCTAGTTTTGGATCGAGTTTCGTAGCAGTGTTTGATAGCTtgattggtttccagattaactgatgagtaatttagattaattagaatcCCTTAATGTATTTATTAATGCATATGAaacaatgcaatgcatgaaatgaatgcagaaAAGGCGTCaatttgaattcaattccatataagaaaactttactagaaattaaattcctttacataaaatgaattacaaatacgACCTTGCCCTAGTACCCAGAACTCTAATCTTTCTAAGTAACAAAGCCAATTCTTGCCTCCGATCTGactctaattcatacttcacactcagcgTGTCAGCTTGTACTGCTAAAGTCTGTATATGGTCAGCTACTTCTTGAATCTGGACTACAGCTTCCTCAATAAGATGATCTCTGCTTCTAACCTGATTCTGAAAATGGTGAAGCTGTTCATTACTATGACTCTCGTTTGCTTTTAAGTGCTTGATCTGGATCTCATAATTTTGCAGCTCCATCTCTAACTCTTCAATTCTTTTCTCCATTTCTTCAATCTTGCTCAAGCTAGCTTTTAGCTCTATCGTAGAATTTCGGTTTCGATACTGACGAAGGGATCTTTCCAATACAATCACCCTATCCTTTAACTCCCCATTTTCCTTCtggctttctgacaaactcttcTCTAAGGCCTCATTTCGCCTTTGCATCTCTTGAAATATCTGTTCCCACTTATCGGCCTTGTCCTTTTCTCCTTGGATTTCTACTCGTCACTGTTCTGATGTCTTTCCCAGCCCAGCAGTTCTTATTGATAAGCGCAGCTTTTTATAATCCGTCTTTAGACTGCCCAGTTCCTCATCagctttgttcttttctttcttcaacctctcattCTCAAGCTTCTGAACGTCTATGTCCAATCTCAAGTTCTTCTTTTCCGCCTCCATTTGCTCTATTCTTTTCTCCAAATTCGCATTCTTCCTCTCAAAATCTTGTCTTACCATTTCCAACTCAGAAGGAATGACTCGCAAATGCTCTTCTATTGACTGGCTTTCTTTCTGATTTAACTTAGGTGTATTATCATTTATCCTTCTAGCCCACCATTGATGATACCCAGGAGTTGTCATTGGACCCACAGCTAGCCTCTTCATTCGGCGAGTTTGTTTCCACGTACTAAccatctcttgaatcttctttctgTAATCATCATCCTTGTACAAAAATTTACAATCAGCTAACCCTTGGGTCGCAGGTATAAATTGCCTTGACCTATATTGCCTTAGCACCAATAATGGGGCGTATCCAGTAGCTCCCCAAACCCCTAGcaaaggaacccaatcaaaactaccACACTATACAGGATCTCATCTGGAAGTAACCAAGGAGCTCTCAACTCAATGTCCTCCTCTcgaagattttgaagaattgctATCCACTTCTCCTTCGAAATGTCGTCTCTCCTGGGCGTAGCGAATATCtcctttagtggtgaataatttttagagaaaacccgatacgacactttatccaccttccaaaagtgactgcgAAACCACGCGAGTagaagctgtgcacatccaataaatctacctTCACCCGTCTTCcggcatgcactcaatgacctgAAAGTCTCTGCCAAGATTGCTGGAATCGGTGTAACTTTCTTATCAAGCCGGTCGAATAAATCAGTGACTGTTTCATCTACATATCCCAAGGCTTTAGGGAAGACAACCAAGCCATATATACTTAAAGCCAAAACATCTAACCTTTTCCTGAAATCTAGTGTGTGAGGATTGCATCTTTCAAGCCCCTCCAAGGAATGCACTTACTGTCTCCCTTTTGCTTAATTCGTGCGAcaacccactgttcgctcattcCTGTTACACTCATCAGCTTTTTggaaaaggttggcacatttaccACTCTCGAATAGACCCtgtccacttgaaactttgaGCAACGGAGTAAAGCCATATATTCCTCTATCGTAGGCACTAAATCGACCTTCCCTAACGTaaagcaactgtaagcaggattccagaATTGGGCGAGAGCTTGAAACAAATGCTTGTCTAccttcacatcaagcaaataaggcaaatccccataattatCATAAAAGAGCTGTCTAACCTCATCACTCCACTGACCCCAGATTTCCTTCAATTCTTGCAGATTGTTCTGAGTTGCACTGATATGCGTAAattcccataactctgatacatACCCATCAGCCAAACTATCGCCCTTTTCTTGCTGcgttgtttcagaccaagttcgaacagccgcattgtcctccactttatcaagaaacccgcTTTTTATGTTAAGCCTTCTTTCTAGCAACTGAATTTGAATtgacgccttttatgatgaaatgaaatgtcatgtcatgcaaataaaacaccaaaagttAGTATAACATAGAAACACAAGatataatcaagaaataataaagaTCCCTAATTGGATATCTACTAGGATTTAGTATGATTCTACTTaaggtggattcctaaggttcactatatgtagtttagcttctagagtaaaggtacccaaaccagcagattcctcaatcctcacccattttgaaaaagtttgattttaaaaatcgagtggaaaaatgtaatgttatgctacattaaatatataatgcaaTAATACTACAATagcataaaaataatacaaatatatgaacaaataaataaaatgatggCTTGCAGAATATTAAATAAATGGACaagataaaaatatgtaaaccTAAATTAATAAACAGATGAttgaaataaacaaacaaaatatacaTGTACccaagaaaatatataaatttaaaatgattaaatagtatcaaaattaataaaacatgtattaaaaaaatacaagaaatattaatttttaaggtaTAAATACATACGAAagaaacatttatatatattcatataataataacaataatttcataaaaaaatcattagaaatactgattttaagaaaaatatgagaaatgactaaattgggacaaaaattcaaaaaaagggtgaatccgcaaataaataaaatctggaggaccaaattgaacgcgtgaattacatagaggggctggaagggaaattttcccttctcctctaaaacgatGTCGTTCAATAAGGgtcaaattgaaattaaaataaattacagggcgaatttttaaaaaaaataaaaacctaattatAAAGACATttaaaggcggaggggctaaaagtgcaattttcCCCTCCGcgcaaaaacacgcggaccctgggtccgggtcgggtcgacgcgcggatcctttccctccaaaacggcgccgttttgattgGCCTATTTAAGCCAAATTTAAgtcaaaaatttcatttcaaaacatttataaaaaaacaaaaaaaaaaccttttttaaaaacTCTCTCAACCTTCCTGTCCTCAGGCGATGGGCCGATCATCGAACGGTCATCGGTCGGTCACCGGCCACCATGCCGGCCGTCGATCCCCAGCGCCGGCACCACCATCCGCGGTGGccagaaaaagtaaaaaaatttcccTTTCAACCTTATTGACCCCTGATCCTAGATCTGAGCTTAAATCCCACAAAACACCAACGAAAGTGCCCCAAAAGCACTGAAACCTTTCGGCTTTCGGTTGTCTTTCATCGGAGACGACACCCTCAACCGTCCACAATGATTTAGGACTCAAAACAGAGGTTGTATCTCTCCTTTCTTTATTTATTACAGTATgtatataatagtaaaaaaaaatagagaataaatAAAAACTACAAAATAACAACCTTTTGATTCGATTTTTTTGCTCCTGATATTGTGAAAGttgtagttttatttttatttcaaaaatcggATCTCGTTACAGTATTGcttttggctttttatagccgaatgaacaaaataaatcaagaaacaaattttgattgattcaatctgatttgatttgatttttctttcctttcttgtgTTTATTTCTTGCAGGCGAAGATGCGAAGATCCGGAGGCTCAGTTGCGGCGCtgttgaaaatttgaaaccctagggtttcatcTTCTGTCTTGGGCCACTGTATTTGGGCCACCACTTTGGTTTGGGCCTTGTAGCCCGTTTGTAATCAAACATTAtggactatttttattttattattttatctgttttttttttgcatttattaGACCGGGTAAAATTGAGGTATTACAATTgtcaaatatttttatgtttttaacttAATCATAataacttaaatttgttgttgttaGATTGATTATGTTCTTTAGCTTCGATTTCTTAAAATGTTGTTAATGATGCTATGTGCCTTGGTTGTTCATTCAATTAGAAAAAATCATGACATGTTATATGTGCATTACGAATGTGTGGGtgcaattgaattaattatttgatcAGACCtcaattgtaattaattgacacaatatctGATTGGTGCATGTTTGATcttatttatgataaaattaggtcaaatttagtaataatattgaaaaaaactttattaccttgcataaccctAGAATtaatgtgattaaactatttcagtATAGAAATATTCCGTTACATCACATAATATGAATGACTGCTTATGAAAATTACTAAGTTGATTTAGCATAGACTTATGttagaaaatttaaataatttaataagtatgattTCATGGGTTAATAAATAGCTAAGTCGTCATGGATTTCCGTAACATCATTACTAGGTTTTAATAATTCATAGTGAAAGAAGATAActaatctaacacatttatgttATTGAGATTTGTTTTTGTGAATTGTTGTTTTTTCTGTGTTttcctttcatttaattttacttaGGTAATT from Gossypium hirsutum isolate 1008001.06 chromosome D04, Gossypium_hirsutum_v2.1, whole genome shotgun sequence encodes:
- the LOC121216094 gene encoding centromere protein F-like — protein: MQRRNEALEKSLSESQKENGELKDRVIVLERSLRQYRNRNSTIELKASLSKIEEMEKRIEELEMELQNYEIQIKHLKANESHSNEQLHHFQNQVRSRDHLIEEAVVQIQEVADHIQTLAVQADTLSVKYELESDRRQELALLLRKIRVLGTRARSYL